In Candidatus Bathyarchaeia archaeon, a genomic segment contains:
- a CDS encoding ABC transporter ATP-binding protein, giving the protein MGVAVRVNGLTKRFGDKTAVNKVSFNVRFGEIYGVLGPNGAGKSTLISMIVGVIEPDEGTIEVLGGEVRDSEIRAKVNYCPQNPALYDDLTGLENLIFYSSLYGMTGRKALERVRELIKEFGLEEYANKPVKTYSGGMKKRLNLAAALMNEPSLLTLDEPTMGMDPQMRKDVWRLLSKIRGSDRAIIISTHYMDEAETLFDRVAIMDSGRIIAEGKTEDLKRSYAPKSVISVEFFNPDDQYKAKEALCRYLEPRDIAAINGSIRVYSEDPDTLLPQISLDLFRVGVKIASIRVVKSTLEDVFLRLTGRRITEVEG; this is encoded by the coding sequence ATTGGGGTAGCTGTTAGAGTAAATGGGCTCACAAAGAGGTTTGGCGATAAAACTGCAGTAAATAAGGTCAGCTTTAATGTTAGGTTTGGTGAGATTTACGGGGTTCTTGGACCGAATGGTGCTGGAAAATCAACCTTAATCTCGATGATTGTTGGTGTGATTGAGCCTGATGAGGGAACTATTGAGGTGCTCGGCGGCGAAGTAAGGGATTCTGAAATTAGGGCTAAGGTTAATTATTGTCCTCAGAACCCCGCCCTATACGATGATTTAACTGGCTTAGAGAATCTAATATTTTATTCCAGTCTATATGGGATGACTGGGAGGAAAGCGCTGGAGAGGGTTAGAGAGTTAATAAAGGAGTTTGGTTTAGAGGAGTATGCGAATAAGCCAGTAAAAACCTATTCTGGTGGAATGAAGAAGAGGTTAAACCTTGCAGCTGCATTAATGAATGAGCCGAGTCTGCTAACATTGGATGAGCCGACAATGGGCATGGACCCGCAGATGAGGAAAGATGTTTGGCGACTGCTGAGTAAGATTAGGGGTTCAGATAGGGCAATAATAATCTCAACACATTATATGGATGAGGCTGAGACTTTATTTGATAGAGTGGCGATCATGGATTCCGGCAGGATAATAGCTGAAGGGAAAACGGAGGATTTAAAGAGGAGTTACGCCCCTAAATCCGTGATAAGCGTTGAATTCTTTAACCCAGATGACCAATATAAGGCTAAAGAGGCGCTGTGCAGATACCTTGAACCAAGGGATATCGCGGCGATTAACGGCTCCATAAGAGTATATTCTGAGGACCCGGATACTCTTCTACCTCAAATATCCCTAGACCTCTTTAGGGTTGGAGTTAAAATTGCCTCTATAAGAGTTGTTAAGTCAACTCTTGAGGATGTCTTCTTGAGGTTGACTGGTAGGAGGATTACGGAGGTTGAGGGCTAG
- a CDS encoding ABC transporter permease gives MRASAIKAFIVKDFKETFRDKVAVFWMIAWPLIWLVLTAYIFIPPGADRPMTMKIGLVNYDVSSGFPVNGSILIRALEGAEYKGVKLFNVKIYEDKALLIGDIRRGRIDAGIIIPENFGENLTLGQTTLEVYLGARSIQSTQINRYMLERFIEEFSRVASEEKIAWAMKFIPGEYVPLEVLEVVEGFLRGLAKPINTTFTEVLPEALISREAWIGWYTIGAIGMTMLYSGLGVGSTALLEEKQRGCLHKILASPITPSDLILGKILSGILSLSITSVAIIVFGVFVCGAKIYWSPLRAEHWIVPIMLLVLSSLTLGMGSILSLMVKSVRGASSLSTSLGLMTAFMTGIWFPREWFPAWMRVLADYNPATWAVDAIRNVIVFEAGLMEVAHYVIGATLAALIVLAIGVVVYRRMLRKYLER, from the coding sequence TTGAGGGCTAGCGCTATTAAAGCGTTTATAGTGAAGGATTTTAAGGAGACTTTTAGGGATAAGGTTGCTGTCTTCTGGATGATTGCCTGGCCACTAATATGGCTGGTTCTAACAGCCTACATCTTCATTCCTCCCGGAGCAGACCGGCCCATGACGATGAAAATCGGCCTAGTTAATTACGATGTATCCTCGGGTTTTCCAGTGAACGGTTCAATTCTCATCAGGGCTTTGGAGGGGGCTGAGTATAAGGGTGTAAAGCTCTTTAATGTGAAAATCTATGAGGATAAGGCTCTTCTGATTGGAGATATTAGGAGGGGGAGAATCGATGCTGGCATCATAATACCGGAGAATTTCGGCGAGAATCTGACCTTAGGCCAGACCACCTTAGAGGTTTATTTGGGTGCGAGAAGCATACAGTCAACCCAGATTAACCGCTACATGCTGGAGAGGTTCATAGAGGAATTTAGCAGGGTTGCCTCCGAGGAAAAGATTGCTTGGGCGATGAAATTTATTCCAGGAGAATATGTTCCCTTAGAGGTCCTAGAGGTTGTTGAGGGATTCTTGAGGGGGCTGGCGAAGCCGATAAACACAACATTCACCGAGGTTTTGCCCGAAGCCTTAATTTCTAGGGAGGCTTGGATAGGCTGGTATACTATTGGAGCCATAGGAATGACCATGCTTTACAGCGGATTAGGTGTAGGCTCAACAGCGCTTCTAGAGGAGAAGCAGAGGGGCTGCCTACATAAGATACTGGCGTCGCCAATCACTCCATCCGATTTGATACTCGGAAAGATTTTGTCAGGCATTCTATCTCTCTCAATTACATCGGTAGCTATAATTGTTTTTGGTGTATTTGTCTGCGGGGCAAAAATCTATTGGAGCCCGCTTCGCGCAGAGCATTGGATAGTGCCAATAATGCTCTTGGTTCTGTCCTCATTAACCCTCGGGATGGGGTCTATACTATCATTAATGGTGAAGAGTGTCAGGGGTGCCTCAAGCCTAAGCACATCTCTAGGTTTAATGACGGCTTTTATGACGGGCATATGGTTCCCAAGGGAGTGGTTTCCGGCGTGGATGCGCGTATTAGCCGATTATAATCCGGCGACATGGGCTGTGGATGCCATAAGGAATGTGATTGTTTTTGAGGCTGGACTGATGGAAGTTGCACACTACGTTATTGGAGCTACCCTAGCAGCGCTTATAGTCTTAGCCATTGGAGTAGTGGTTTATAGGAGGATGCTGAGGAAATATCTTGAGAGATAA
- a CDS encoding nucleotidyltransferase domain-containing protein codes for MAKKPLSYAERLEVFYSAEHWRLLADLRTKAIEIMEALERTNIPCIVHGSIARGDVSSKSDIDVFIPEIYSSFTIENALHMRGLNIGRRILVQATPSYAVKGYIEIDERTYVSFPLSRMRVVEREFYRFGGEANLEMLKRGVRVPGVDKRLMLIEPTESGHIESSIVGQEERIAKILGISVDTVLNRVRILLRRDSIGRTGLFIERELAPDESFEAVLKRLADTNPSLRRRLRER; via the coding sequence TTGGCTAAGAAGCCCCTATCTTATGCTGAGAGGCTTGAAGTCTTTTATAGCGCTGAGCATTGGAGGCTTTTAGCTGATTTGAGGACCAAGGCGATTGAGATTATGGAGGCTCTTGAGAGGACGAATATTCCATGTATTGTGCATGGGAGTATTGCCCGGGGCGATGTTTCATCTAAGAGCGATATAGACGTTTTTATTCCGGAAATTTATTCATCATTTACAATTGAGAACGCTCTCCATATGAGGGGGCTTAATATTGGGAGGCGTATACTGGTTCAGGCGACACCATCCTATGCTGTTAAGGGTTATATTGAGATTGATGAGCGCACATATGTATCGTTTCCTCTCTCAAGGATGAGGGTTGTTGAGAGGGAATTTTACCGATTTGGGGGTGAAGCAAACCTAGAGATGCTTAAGAGGGGAGTTAGAGTTCCAGGGGTGGATAAGCGATTAATGCTCATAGAGCCAACTGAGAGTGGGCATATTGAGAGCAGCATAGTTGGGCAGGAGGAGAGGATTGCAAAAATTCTTGGAATATCCGTTGATACCGTGCTGAATAGAGTTCGCATATTACTACGCCGGGACAGTATTGGTAGAACAGGCTTATTCATTGAGAGGGAGCTCGCTCCAGATGAGAGCTTCGAGGCTGTACTTAAGAGACTTGCTGATACAAACCCATCTCTCAGGAGAAGACTTAGAGAACGCTAA
- a CDS encoding AAA family ATPase yields MLISEIILENFMSYEYARIPLKSGVNLICGPNGAGKSSILLGISVALGQSYTERSKRLSDLIRWGKDVGRVTIVLNNSKVKGKRPVPKINKDQIYLTRVLRRDGKYWFEIDGAAANKSDVLRLLSRFNVDPDNMLIIMHQDMAEQFILLSPQEKLKLVESAVGLEPYRRNVIEARNKLSRIISQEESLNKMLESAEQTLNYWREQYDRYQEKKQLILKRRFLERELAWAEVSRMEEEASKLRGEAEAKRSELEKIEGSIREYEGNVKLAEEEIARLKEDWWRLLEERIMLEREKARYDADLTRNSEVVTVLRDVFKNLEIKLRDLSRIISQTSDSGVAGAKDEEQMPEAVKVIRDLNSWLSTLKSKVVEIEDLAEISSIKLANLEIRLLDLKDQMHRIERMRDELTRKLIDGEVNLAVLNYMRKEVSGTLEDLDKRLSMLLSNIGEAIKRAEEKGPRIAVLRSSEDILGEMRVIDGRLMAMADVSEDVERMYESYSKLYLDLKEKARIAAENRERTLEEIRVRMDAWRNVIKSLLESINSEYQNTLSQVAGSGFVRLINENDIESAGLEIYVGFKGSQPIPLNIYSQSGGERSTATMAFLLALQKHIKSPFRAIDEYDVHMDPRNREVIANLLISVVKNEGAQYLAITPNQMFFEGKDVHIITVQNIDGKSLVREVA; encoded by the coding sequence ATGTTGATATCGGAAATAATTCTCGAAAACTTTATGTCCTACGAGTATGCTAGAATACCCCTTAAGTCCGGCGTTAACTTGATCTGCGGACCTAATGGCGCTGGCAAATCATCGATTCTCCTAGGGATTTCTGTTGCTTTAGGGCAATCTTACACTGAGCGTTCTAAGAGGCTCAGCGATTTAATAAGGTGGGGTAAGGATGTTGGGCGTGTGACAATAGTCCTAAATAATTCTAAGGTTAAGGGTAAGCGTCCAGTCCCCAAAATCAATAAGGATCAGATCTATTTGACTAGAGTTCTCAGACGTGATGGCAAATATTGGTTTGAGATAGATGGTGCTGCTGCTAATAAATCTGATGTCCTGAGGCTTCTTTCACGCTTCAATGTTGACCCAGATAATATGCTGATAATAATGCATCAGGATATGGCTGAGCAATTCATTCTATTGTCACCACAGGAGAAACTTAAGCTTGTTGAATCAGCTGTTGGGCTTGAACCCTATCGTAGAAATGTCATTGAAGCGCGGAATAAGCTCAGCCGCATAATAAGCCAGGAGGAGTCGCTTAATAAAATGCTTGAGTCAGCTGAGCAGACACTTAATTACTGGCGTGAGCAATATGACCGCTATCAGGAGAAGAAGCAGCTGATCCTAAAGAGGCGTTTCCTGGAGCGTGAGCTGGCTTGGGCTGAAGTTTCTAGGATGGAGGAGGAAGCCAGTAAATTGCGTGGTGAGGCTGAGGCTAAAAGGTCCGAGCTAGAGAAGATTGAGGGATCGATCAGGGAGTATGAGGGAAATGTTAAGTTGGCTGAGGAGGAGATTGCGAGGCTTAAAGAAGACTGGTGGAGGCTTCTTGAGGAAAGGATTATGCTTGAGAGGGAGAAAGCCAGATATGATGCTGATCTCACAAGAAACAGTGAGGTAGTAACGGTTCTGAGGGACGTTTTTAAGAATCTAGAGATTAAATTAAGAGATTTATCAAGGATTATCTCGCAAACAAGTGACAGCGGGGTTGCTGGGGCGAAGGATGAGGAGCAAATGCCGGAAGCAGTGAAGGTGATTAGGGACCTAAATAGCTGGCTTAGCACACTTAAATCTAAAGTGGTTGAGATCGAAGATCTCGCCGAAATCTCCAGCATTAAACTCGCAAACCTAGAGATCAGGCTGCTGGATTTGAAGGATCAGATGCATAGGATTGAGAGGATGAGGGATGAATTAACGAGAAAGCTAATTGATGGTGAAGTGAACTTAGCTGTCCTCAATTATATGAGGAAGGAAGTGTCAGGCACCCTTGAAGACCTGGATAAAAGATTGAGTATGTTGCTGTCAAATATTGGTGAGGCTATTAAGAGGGCTGAGGAGAAGGGTCCGCGCATCGCTGTTTTAAGAAGCTCTGAAGATATATTAGGCGAGATGCGTGTTATAGATGGGCGGTTAATGGCTATGGCTGATGTTTCGGAGGATGTTGAGAGGATGTATGAGTCGTATTCAAAGCTATATCTCGATCTTAAGGAGAAGGCTAGGATAGCCGCTGAGAATCGGGAGAGAACACTCGAGGAGATCAGGGTTAGGATGGATGCATGGAGAAATGTTATTAAAAGTCTCCTAGAAAGCATTAACAGCGAGTATCAGAACACTCTATCCCAGGTTGCTGGATCAGGATTTGTGCGTTTAATAAATGAGAATGATATTGAATCAGCCGGGTTAGAGATTTATGTTGGATTTAAGGGCTCCCAGCCAATACCATTAAACATATATTCTCAAAGTGGCGGCGAGAGGAGCACTGCTACAATGGCTTTCCTATTGGCTCTCCAAAAGCACATTAAATCTCCCTTCAGAGCCATAGATGAATATGATGTTCACATGGATCCTAGGAACCGTGAGGTTATCGCTAACCTACTTATATCAGTCGTGAAAAATGAGGGGGCGCAGTATCTTGCAATAACCCCGAATCAAATGTTCTTTGAGGGTAAGGACGTTCACATAATAACTGTTCAGAATATTGATGGGAAATCCTTGGTTAGGGAGGTTGCCTAA
- a CDS encoding DUF4364 family protein — protein sequence MSKKRSRLEIYLDVLRVIRAGYNKPTNIMYKSNLSWITLQEILSSLVEKGLVATIENNGKKLYVITARGKNVLSSLEEVYTTLSI from the coding sequence ATGTCTAAAAAGAGATCTAGGCTAGAGATTTACCTAGATGTTTTAAGGGTGATTAGGGCAGGTTATAATAAGCCAACGAACATAATGTATAAGAGTAATCTTTCATGGATTACCCTACAGGAAATTTTGAGCTCCCTAGTAGAGAAGGGTTTGGTTGCAACCATTGAGAATAATGGGAAAAAGCTGTATGTGATAACCGCTAGGGGGAAAAATGTTCTCAGTAGCCTAGAGGAGGTATACACCACACTCTCAATATAA
- a CDS encoding HEPN domain-containing protein, translating into MVRNLKEWWMIREEALDWWSEAKHNIRQARRNFEIGEYSVSAFLCHQASEKALKALYIVKKSRLPPRGHDLTKIGRLLDANEVIDELKILNPHYTISRYPNAANAVPSEVYTREVAERCLLAATRILEWVMSNGGLP; encoded by the coding sequence ATGGTGAGAAACCTTAAAGAATGGTGGATGATAAGGGAAGAAGCCTTAGATTGGTGGAGTGAGGCGAAGCATAATATTAGGCAGGCGAGGAGAAACTTTGAGATAGGCGAATATAGCGTATCTGCTTTTCTATGTCACCAAGCATCTGAGAAGGCTTTAAAAGCCCTCTATATAGTTAAAAAGTCAAGGCTTCCGCCGAGAGGGCATGATCTAACGAAGATCGGGAGGCTCCTTGATGCTAATGAAGTAATTGATGAGTTGAAGATTCTAAATCCCCACTATACGATATCAAGATATCCGAATGCTGCAAACGCTGTGCCAAGTGAGGTGTATACGAGGGAGGTTGCTGAGAGGTGCCTTTTAGCGGCAACCAGAATCTTAGAGTGGGTGATGAGTAATGGAGGGCTTCCCTAA
- a CDS encoding nucleotidyltransferase domain-containing protein, which produces MEGFPKELDRVKLSKMRKRELMAFIKRLREELRASEVYLFGSRVYGVPLEDSDLDMIVVSEKFRERGFIENMELLSRLWDGSFTIEAFPYTPEQIKKYNGRKVVVTEALEKGVKIDLTKII; this is translated from the coding sequence ATGGAGGGCTTCCCTAAGGAGCTTGATAGGGTTAAACTGTCCAAAATGCGGAAGAGGGAGCTCATGGCTTTCATAAAGAGACTGAGGGAGGAGCTTAGGGCTAGTGAGGTTTATCTCTTTGGTTCAAGGGTTTACGGCGTCCCCTTAGAGGATAGTGACCTTGACATGATAGTTGTCTCAGAGAAATTTAGGGAGCGGGGCTTCATCGAAAACATGGAATTGCTTAGCAGACTCTGGGATGGCTCATTCACGATAGAGGCATTCCCTTACACACCAGAGCAAATAAAGAAGTATAATGGCAGGAAAGTTGTTGTGACAGAGGCTCTTGAGAAGGGCGTAAAAATAGACCTAACCAAGATTATATAG